In the Populus nigra chromosome 2, ddPopNigr1.1, whole genome shotgun sequence genome, AGAAACTATCTACAATATTCCACTCCAACCCATTCATTATCCATTTGCCTAGCAAATGAGTGATTCAGAAGGTTCCAACACAAAATGGCTgggaaaaaatgacaaaaatacaaAGTAGGTCCAGATTATGGAATTTTAAGGCCATAGAATACCAAGATGCacaccttaattaattttataacttcaGGATTGGAGAACCCAAACATTTCAGAACCCGATTTGAGTATTCTTCCTACTCCACCTTCAGTGCTAAAACCATTAGAAGTACCATCTTTCATCTTCCTTATTTTTCTGTATATTTTATCCCAGCAAGCAGCTGGAGTGGATCCTTtaatctgcaaaaaaaaaaaaaattaaaaatgataaaatcaattgaTACTCCTTCAGCAGGTTGACCCTAAGCAGTGAAGCAACCAACGGCACAAATGGTGAGGTGCCAATTATATTTTAGGTTTGATGGATAGGAAGAAAACAGCTGAAGACAAAGTGAATAGATCATAGTTTATTGATCATAAAAGTCCTTTTATTGACAGCAACATGCCAATATCAAGCAAGTACAAAATACTACAAGTTCTATTCTACCCCATTCCCGCAAAATATGCCCTACAAAGTTTGTGTTTCCTCGATCACCTTTTATCTGTACATGAAATGTTCTTGGTAGTACCATACAAAAGGTTAGTGTGACCTAAGATGTATAGTACAAAGAATCATTTAACaagatgagataaaaaaatagttagatGAGGAGAGTGGCATGCAATGCACAGAGATAATAGGAGTGCACATGTATCAGTGGTTTTAGGACCTCATCATAACTGACCTCCTCTCCATTATCCAATGTCACTCTAAATAGAGGCCGAATCTTTGACTCGGCATCTCTCAACACTTCCATCTTATACATCATAAGAACATTTGGATCTGAAACCCACAAagtcaaaaccaaaaccaaaaaagagaATAAGTCAGGGAACTAATAAAATCAAGAtgattaagaaaatgaaaaagaaaaatctcagAAAACGAGTTCATCGTAGCATAAAAGATGCAATAAACATGTCCCACaagatatttgaaaaataaccaccTTTTATCGAAGTAAATTTCCTCAGGGCAGTATACCCTTCAGGCCAGATGAATCTGTCATCTTGAAAATGTTCTGAGTCCTTAACAATCTTTCCTGTGAGGACAATGTACAAGTCTATAAGTGTAAATAAATGGCTGCAACAATATAAACTAATTACATATTAATACCCAGCCTCCCCAATTAAGTAGCAGGACGAGGCTGCAGGTACTGTGTTGCcatcaagaagaaaaaggtgGTGAAATGCACAAAACATGTTCAATCATGTCTTAGATAAAACAAAACACAAGAAGCAAATTCCAAAAGCTGAAACTTACCAAGGCTTATTATTTGCAAATCCCCAATTACATAAGGAGAAGTACCCAGCCTAGCCAATATCCTTCGAATCCCTCCATCTTGTATGCAATCTTCTCCTGAATCTGTACTCCCTTCATCCTCACTACTAGCACTCTCACAGCTATCAGCTTTCATGCCATTTTGCAGCTGCAGCATTCTTCTCGGAAGCTTTTGTTCACTGAGATACCTGGTCAAAACAAAATGATCACAGCATCAGGATCCCAACAGTCCATGTCATATTTTAAGTATTCTCACAGTTTTCCAACTCTTATGATTGAAAGAACTGCACTGTATAGCTGCTCCACAGTGAGTCTGTCCAGTGAAACTTCAGGTAAGAAATAGATAACAAGAAGGTAAAGTAACAATGAAAGTGAAGCCtatcaaccaaaaaaactaattgtGCAGGTACAGAATATTGGTAACCAACTCCAGAGCCTGAGCATCATCAAGCCTTTAGGACAAATTCCAAGGATTCTCAGCGTAGAAAGTAATTCAATTGTGGAGTCACTAAAAGGCTGTGTCAGAAGTGTTATTAGCCCATGCAACCCATTTCCCAggtttcaaaacaataatgcaggTTATATTACAAGAAGACAAGCACAAGATGGTACAGTCCCTAATATAGTAGCCTTCGCCAACTCAACAAGTGATGAAAGCATGCCATATTGATAAATTGACAACAGAAATTAGTGACGATCCCTATACATCAAGAGGGATTTGCAGGGGCACGATCACAAATCTGATTAAATAACAAGTACTCAAGCGTGAAACACCACACTCTCATGCCACTTCAACGAACTGAACCCTTAAAATCAACCTTACATTTTTGCTTCTTCCAAGCTTCTAGTGAAACGAGGTTGCTTGCACTTTAGgtggaaagaagaaagaagtcCTTTGAGAAACGAGATTGCCTGCTTTGGTTTAATTCTGATAATAGAAAGATCAAATATAAAGTCAGCCTCCGAGAAAAATAGATGTCCTACATATTGGGGAGTGATTGACTGCACGAGAAAAACTCCGAACTTGTAAGAACAACAAACCTTGCAAAATCATGGGTACCAAAAAATTGCACAGATACTGATCTTCCTCCAATATTTTTGCTTAAGCCTTTATGATTGCCAATAAGTGCTTCATCTACAACAATTGCTGGCCACATAGCATGACCTGCACTAGAACAATTAAAAGATATAGTTGGTGTAAAACCAAAAGGGTAAATTTATCTTTCTAATGTGTTACACAAAATGCTTTCTTCAAAACCCGAGAAAACTAGCACAATATAGTGTGCGTGCTGCTGAGTGCAACAGTTTGCATGTTACAATGCCTGCCTTTACTGTGCTGACATTCAATCTATCGAAGAGATTAATGCTAAGTCAAGTTTTGAATAATTAACTGATGATAGAACTTGCATGTACATAATGACAGAAACTGCCCAGGCATGAGGATAGGAATCAAATAAATGCAAAAGATCCTTTCCACCAAAATCCGGGTTCATTAATGCATAGGCAAACAAGACCATCCAAACACAAATACAAAATAGGCTTGATACAAGTTCTTAACAGAATCAttgattttgtttccttttctttttgtttaaattacccggtaaaccttttttttaatgcccTCGATCTGTGTGCCGTTAAATGACCATACATTCAATCAATAGTCTTTCTAATCCAGCACATTGGATTTCCTTGACCCTGAAACTATAAAGCATTATTTAGTCAAGATTAGCATGTTGGAAGAAGTAAAAATATGTTTGCAAAAGCATACACAAGAATCAGTTTGGTCATAGGGCCTCAAAGCCTAATCTAAAGAAAAGGGATAAGGTTTTAGCTCGCAATTCGTATCTTGTGTTACAGAGCCTTGATATTTCAAAGCATCTCTGAGATATCTTcaggtttttttatggttaatgtCAGTAATGCAAATAGTGAAATCAAATAGAACGAAGACAGACAAAGACAAAAGCCAAGAAATTTGGTGCAGACCAGTGACTTTGGCCCATATGATATCCCCAGGGTCGAGATCTTGGCAGTCATCCAAACTGGCAGCTAACACAACCATCTCATTGTAATCATATCTATCACCATCTGTACTTTTTACAGAGACAGTCAGGTTCAACCGCTCCATCTCctcatgagaaataaaaaattttactttctCGTTCGAAATTATTAAATCCTCTTTATCTCCATCTTCATATTCAATCTGCATTCAGTTCATCTCCCATCAACAATAGTACCCCATCGTATCCTTTGAATTCTAAAGCTGTTcgaaatttagaataaaaaatataaattgggCATCAAGCCATACATTGTATCGATTGGTATCTGCGATGTGCCCAACAACACGTCCAGAATACCATTCAGCATCCATTGGCCAGTAAACCTGTAAAAATCAGCTTTATCATGCATATAACAAAAAGGTAAAGAGAGATGGAAATAATCTCACGAAACCAAGAGAAGTAAAGCATATGCTTGCCTTGCATGGTAACCCAATGAATGATTTTGGATCAACACCATCAAAACTCAACCTATTGAAGACAGAATTTACACCCATTAAACAAAAACTCACATGAATAAGCAGAAACCAGCTGTAGGCCAATGCAAAAGGTCAAAATGTGATTAAAATACATGCTACATTGTCTCAGCACCTAAAATGCAGCttataaagattaaaaactttaccgaaaaaattcaaattccacCACTCTAATAACTGAAAGAACTACTTTCGTCagtaattttcaataaaatccatCTCAATTAGTACATTAAGAGAGAAACCCACCTGACCCATTTTTTACTAGTAGCTGGAAGGGCCGAAAATTTATCAGAACTCGTAACCATAGAATCACGTTTCTTTCTCTTAAAATCCCCAATCTTACTATTACTGTTGTTAGTATTATTACGGCAATCCCTCAATCGAGGCCTATCAAACCCTAGCAAAATATTAGAATCGACACCCAATTTCAGCAACTCCTTACTCCCCGtccttctcctcttcttctccttgttcAACTCGATCATCGACTCCTCCTCAAATTCACAAAAGTCGCTCTTCACCGCCTCCTTAGGCTCAGCGGCGCGTGAAACCAACGAATCAAAAAAGGAAGGTCGGGGGGCCCGTTTTGGACGGCGAGAGTAAACGTGGAGTAAAGAAGGGGGGTGGTCGCCCCGTGGATGGTGAAGGTGGTGTTGGTGGTGGGGTAAGAGCTTCCGGGCTTTAACTTTCTTTGACATAACGTTGGCTGATCCACAGAGAGATGCAGCAGAGTAGACACGGTCCAACGACACGTAGCGTATCGGGGTGCCCCCGGCTTCACCTTCTTCGAAATCGAGAGGAGATTTGTGGATTTTATCTACTGTGTGGGGTTTGTGGAGAAGTGCCATGAATGGGTGAGGTAGTGAGAGAGAGAAACTGACCTGTCTCGAAATTGGGGAAGGAGAGAGGGAGGGTTAGGGTTTAAGGATTTGGATttggagggagggagagattTTCCCAAATTATCAGTTTCCCGCCCGCCGTGTCTAAAATAGGAGAGAGAGGGCTCCTGCAAGCAAGGGTGCCCCGATAATCTATCAATCCTCGTGTTAATTttcttaaggttttttttctttttttggtgacTGGGACTACGAGGGAGAGAATTTTACAAAAGTACTTCGCACGTGCCAAACATTATGTTATAAGAAATTGTCGATGTGATGACAAGATAGACTTAACAATTTCCCTGATGGGCTCGCCCGGCCTACCTGATAACGACccaaaaacattatattttgatttttctatcatttagtcccttgtttttttaaaaattacggTTTTGCTTCCTCCTATTAGTCCTATATGTTTATTGATGCAAATTATTCTTTCATCAGCGTCTAAAATCAATAACAAGATGGACCGACCCTTCTGGCCTAGTGGCAGAGGCAAGGTTTCCTTACTTCTGTTACCTGGGTTTGAAACTCAGTATGTATGTTTATTATCCCCGTAGTGTTTTATCTGTTTATTGGACTTGCAAGGTGTTCAGTAGGTCTGGGAATTAGTTGTGGTgggcgtaagctggcccggacaccccgggttacccaaaaaaaaaataacaagatctACGCAGCCAATTCAAAAAACCCTAGCTTGTGATGAGGACACAAGCACCTGGGAAAATATGATATTGGcacttttacttttcttttttctcattagaAAGGCCACTTTGATAATGCAGTAGCTTTCACTTTTCAAAAGTGTGtttatcttgaaaaaacattaaattaatttttttagtgtttttcgaTCATTTTGacgtgctaatattaaaaattaaaaaaatccgaaaaacaaattattttgatatatttttaagtgaaaaacacttttaaaaagcatcatgcaccacaatatcaaacatgaCTTAAAGAAATCGTGATGAAGTGGTGAAAACTCGATTGGATTTTCTGCAGATATGTCTTGGATTTATAGAGTGACTGGACTTGACCACTAGTTGGTGGATTAACAAGGCAACTTTTatgattacataaaaaaataaagttcctaacaaaaaacattcaaatatttaagtcaataaatatatagaaaaaaaaaccatgtatgaGCAAAATATGCAAGAGATAGCACGAGGTTTGAGGAGATAGACGTGATTATTAAGAGGTGATCACAATACGAGGTAATCATGGTGTAAAAAGGTGATGGTAATAACCATAAAAGGGCGACCAAAagatgttaatgaaaatagcaGTGATCAACAGATGATAGCGACCATGAAATGATAGCAGATATAAGGTATTAACCGAAAAGTGGTAATAATTTGAAAGTGTTAACCAAGAAATAATCGTGATTAGAAGGTAGTAATGACTATAAAGCGATAATGATCGAAGGTGTTAACCAAAAAGTGATAATGATCAGGAGATGATAATTAATTACAAGATGTTAATCAAGAAGTGGCAATGTATGATGATCCTGCATCTATGGAATCATCAAAAACCTTGAAACCAATAACATTACAGTAATCATGTCATAGTTCTCCAAGTAATAAAGGGTAaacttttgataaaattaaaagttataatgAATGGGAAGGGACATAGGAAGGACATGTGAAGAATCCGCAGCCACTTATTCCAGTGTGAAATGTAAACTTCCAACAATAGTTGCCATGAAGGGAAAATGGTGGAGGAAATGGAGCATAGTTATCTTCACCGGCAACCTCGTGATGCCAAAGACTTTAGCATTAATGCCCACCCAGTTGACCCATAACAGGATGTTGTCGTTATACTACAATCACCTTTTGTGAGCGCTGGCATTCAAGATTTTTACCCAGCGTGATGCTCATATAAAGAATGAAACTCTAAGAGGGTAGCACGCCTGGCAAAAGCTCCTCTCCTCTTACAAAGGAAGATATCTCTATAATGGCATAACCCTCTCCAAGCTTACTGGAATAGGAGACCATGACCAGCTTTTCAATCTATAAATAAAGATGTTTGTGGAAAACGCACCAGGTTTACTCTCACATGGCATGGACGGCCAGCCAGTAATGGCGAGAGCAGCAGAGGAAAATTAAGCACATTATACACAGGCACTGTTTCATGAATAAAAACACGAGGCCTTTTCGGCACCAAATAATACAAGTCACAATATACAGCCTTCCGCATCAGGCTTCCTGCACATAGAAGTGATGCTTTCACTTATGAACAGAAGTTGATGATCTGATCGATGTAATATTGACGAGCTTATATATCCCCAGTCTCAGTTCATCAGCGTCCGTTCATTTCACACTGCATCTCACTGTGCTTTGCTTTTAGACTAAATTCATGACAACATAAgtccatcttttcttttctctagcATTAGTTTCCAGGGAAGAGCAGGCCTCTTCACAGCTTCTGAGGAAGCCTCCCTTACCAGAAGCAGAGAGAGCAAGAGGATCAGTGTTCATTTCCACCCGTTTATAAAGAAGACCCATCTTCCTCCACATCTGTAAACACTCTTTTCCATCAAAACTTATGTCTTCTGCATCAAAAAGAATTCCAAAAATGACTATATCAAGTTCCACACAACATTCTGGTAACTTAGAGAGCAAGAACTTCAAGCGGGTGAAATCTATCATCTTCAAAGATGATAGCAAGATGATGTTCGCAATTGTTACATTCCAACAAGTGTTTGCATCTTCCATCTCACTAATAATAGCATCCATGCCTCTTCGACTCAAAAGACAAGCATGAGAAAGGTGTTGGCACAAACAATATCAGTCCGAGCAGTTCTAGAAGTAAGATCAACGGCCAACCATGTCTCGAAAACATGTAGTttgctatatttttaattaagtttttttttaacacaggctaatgaattgatttaaaattaaattttataatttatttttatttcataactcGAGCTACAAGTTTAATGAATTAATCCaaaataattagttattttttatttttttaatcaaatatttttaattttatcttttaattaattattaattaaaatttaacatacataatttattttaatttattttttatttggttatcaTAATTCTGAATCataagtttaataaattaattcatattaacttaaattattttttagttatttttttagtttttaattttaattttatcttttaatattaaatttattaaaaattaaactttacaatttattttaatatattttttataaaaatataagtttcaTAACCGGcatgtaaattaataaattaacctaaatcaattcaatatattaacatcttaatatttatattaaaaaaatttattctgaaTGCTGGTTTTTACTTATATTTAAGTTGTATTTAGAACCATCATATTAGCCAAATAACATTGAATCAATCTctccatgatttaaaaaatatctactaAAAAACAATAGCAATGTCCAGATTTAATATAGTCTTTACATAACTAGTTCGGTGGGGTAAATCCCACATGCATCATCATTCCTATATTATATAGCTAATGCATTAACTATGCTAATTTACAGATGAGCAGCAAACAAATTGTGCCCAGTATGGTCTTCCCCTGACtttcctcttctctctcttaaTATCTGCAGGATACCTTGCTGGAGAACTCCATGCTTTCTCTTCCACCATGGCAGGCTCACCTACAGGTTCTTGAGGAGCCAGAATGGAGCTCACTGTTTTAGACAAAGCACCGTTATCTTTAGCTGCGGAACCATCCTTTTCAACTAGGATTTCCTTGGCATTTAGTGCCTTGGATTTGGTTTCCATACTTGCCTCGCCTAAAAGGCTCTTTAAAGGAGTATGTTGTGGGCTCCTCAGAGAAGGGTGTTGTTCCCCGGTGCTCCAGTTTGTGACCTTGGCAATAATCTCTTCGTTCTTTTTTCTCCCCTGCGACTCATTCAAAACATTGGTAACGGAAGGAAACCAACCAGCTTGTACAGAAGCAGCTTTTGGCTGTTGTGGGTTCCCTGTTGTCTGGATTTCAGATGCAGCAGCTTTCTGGTTAACCACATCTCTAGGTTCAACCAATGTCATGAAAGATGGGGGATCAAAAATATCTGATTTATCAGCATGTTCTGTCTCAGAAGCAGCTATCGGCTTCTTCAAGGTGGCTTTCTCTGCTTCTGATAATGCTTGGGAACCATTTGATGGCAAAGGCTCAGCATCAAGAATAGCTGGTATATCCGATTGGGTAGAAAGCACTGGATTAGAAACAACAGACTAGATTGAATTAATGGAAACGTGACAAACCTTGTTCTGTAAaggtatcaaaataaaatagtagGCGTCATGGAAAGGATGGTTTGCAAACGAGCTGACAACACATGTTATAGATGCTCTACGGATTAGGGAGCTAATCCTAATCAAGAATAAGCAATGAAATGACAAGAATTTTGGTtgagtaaagttttttttagaacaatgTAGCAATTGCAACAAGTGTGTTTTTGAGAATCGTTTAAAACACCAATTGAAGTTCAATAATCTAAGGTGATTTATACAACACTTTGTATTATGCAAGTGCAAGATATGATGGGGCTTTGGGTCCCAATTAGCCTCTACATGTcacacctaaaaaaaatataatgacatCAAAAGTAGTAGTAAATCCggaattaaattttcattgcaAACATACCTGAAACGGAACCCCAGTGACCTTCTAAACTATCAGTTTGGCTAACTGAATCAACTGAAAAGTCAGTAGCAGATGCAACAACCTGTTGTGTAACTAAGTTATTATCACCTTCATCAGGCAAAGACTCAGGTGTGTTCCCAGATGCAACTCCAAGAAAATCTCTGGCCTGATTATCTGCAACAGGGGAAGAATTTTGAAGGGAAGATGAAGGTTCTGAACGAGAAACTAGAGGCTCTCTCACCATCTTGTCTTCAGAAGACTTCCATAATACCTCAGCATCTCCACCACTATATGATTCAGCAGCTGCACTAACTTCACCAGCACGCTCAACTAGTTGATTGGCCATACCATTGCTTTCAGGTTCCTTTCTGCTTTCCTGAGGATCCAAAATTCCACCTATATCTGTGTGTTCATGTTGTGGCAACTTGCCCTCACACACATTAATATCATTCTCTGAGGTAAAACAGGATTCGACATTGACAGCAGATTCAGGTGTTGTTTTTGGCCCCCTCAAGGGATTTTCCTCCCCCAATCCAGATACAGAATCACCTTCAGTCACAATTTCAGACGCATTGCATCTTTCTATTTTACCCTCTTCTGGACCAGCAGCTTTGACATCTCCAAGTACGCTGTTCCTTTGATCAGCTTGTTCAGAGGGAATACTAGCAAGTTGTGGCAACTTTCCCTCACACACATTAATATCATTCTCTGAGGTAAAACAGGATTCGACATTGACAGCAGATTCAGGTGTTGTTTTTGGCCCCCTCGAGCGATTTTCCTCCCCCAATCCAGATACAGAATCACCTTCAGCATTGCATCTTTCTATTTTACCCTCTTCTGGACCAGCAGCTTTGACATCTCCAAGTACGCTGTTCCTTTGATCAGCTTGTTCAGAGCGAATACTAGCAAGTTGTGGCAACTTTCCCTCACACACATTAATATCATTCTCTGAGGTAAAACAGGATTCGACATTGACAGCAGATTCAGGTGTTGTTTTTGGCCCCCTCGAGCGATTTTCCTCCCCCAATCCAGATACAGAATCACCTTCAGCATTGCATCTTTCTATTTTACCCTCTTCTGGACCAGCAGCTTTGACATCTCCAAGTACGCTGTTCCTTTGATCAGCTTGTTCAGAGGGAATACTAGCAAGTTGTGGCAACTTTCCCTCACACACATTAATATCATTCTCTGAGGTAAAACAGGATTCGACATTGACAGCAGATTCAGGTGTTGATTTTGGCTCCCTCAAGAGATTTTCCTCCCCCAATCCAGATACAGAATCACCTTCAGTTACAATTTCAGACGCATTGCATCTTTCTATTTTACCCTCTTCAAGACCAGCAGCTTTGACATCTCCAAGTACACTGTTCCTTTGATCAGCTTGTTCAGAGGGAATACTAGCATGTTTAGAAGTCGGTATCCTGTTTTCTGCAAAACTCTCCTTTgtatttctattgtttttttcattttcacctACTTcagaacttttaattttatctttttcatcATTACCAGTATCATCCATGCCAATTAAGTTTGTCTGCCTAACCTCAGCATCCATTGGCACAACCACAATGTTAGTATCAGATGTGGCTTTTGTAGCATGCTCTATAGAACTCGTCAGAGATGAAGTTTCACAATGATCACAAGGTACAACTTCTTCAGGAGAGTGAACAGAAATGCTCTTCTCCAAGTCACCTGTCACAACATCTGTTACACCAACTTCTGATCTCTGGGGCATATCAGCTTCTGCTTCACCAGGCAATTCAACAATATGCTGGCTGGTCCCATCTTTTGGTTCAAGGTTATCATTCAAAACATGCATATTGGATGCAGAGACTTCGGTGTCCTCAGTCAATGGCCTTGAGTTAAAACCCTGAGGATTGTTCTTAAGGTCAGAATCCTTAACATTGTTAGATGCTCCAAACGAATCCATGTTCATAAGTTGGGGCAATTTCCCTCCTTCAAGGTCTTTAAAACCTTTAACCATGTTCTCAGCATCAGCAACTACAGTTAAGTCATTGGGAACTATCAGCACATGCATATTTCCATTTCCTTCTCCCTTATTATCATAACTCACAGCTGAATTTACATAAACAGCAGAGTCGATTTCTTGAGTATCCCCCTCGATCTGAGCAGTGGAAATAGAAGAATGCGCAGGTTCAACCAAATTAACTTCAGGGGAGAGATCATTTAAAGACATTCCAGAGGCTAAATCATCAGTATAGCCTCCTTCCTTCAATTGAAGGACTTCTGCAGCAGGCACAGGCTGTGAAGTTACATCCTCCATCTTCTGTGACACAGATGCATCCTCTGCATTGTCATCGGTTGAAACCACTACATCCAGTAGCTGTCCATCTAATTTAGTTTCTTCATTTCCTTTTGCATCAGTCTCTGGCAAATCCTCGACAGTGCCACTCTTCTTATTCTCTTGTGATGCATCTGTTTGTGTTTCAAGTTTGATGGGGATTGAGTCCCATGCAGAACTTCCGTTATCATGGCTATGCTCAAAGTCAGATTCTTCACCTCTACAATCTGTTAAAGATCTGGTCATGGAGGCAATCGTAGCATTCGAGTCATGATCCAGGGACTCTTGAGCACTTCCAGACAGATTAATTACTGGAACTTCAGTACTTTGCATTTGGATGTGGTCAGCTGAATTGCTTGGAGGTGGGCTGATAACTGCATTGTTCCATAAAGTAACAATCAAACCAACATGCTTACTGGATATAAAATGTAACAATCTTAAATCCACAAAATCTATCCCCTCATTTTCTGGGAGGGGAGTAGTGTGAGTCTATTGTTAAGTGACTGCAGGATCTGAATCAACGCACATGGAATTACTTGTGCACATCTACTCAGaatctcattatttttcttcagaAAAGGGGCAGAAAAAAATGGACACTTATTAAGAAGACTAATTTATAAAACAGTTTCACGAGAACAAAATATTACTAAAATTTACACAGCTTGAatacataaaagaaattaaaaaaaaaaattgaagcgcCAAGTATAACTTCATCAACCAAAAAACACGTGCAGCATGTACAATAGAGTGGAATTAAAGGCATCTCTAGGAAAATTAACATGTGCGCTTAtttgtataaaagaaaagaaaagaaaataagattaaattacCCCAGAGAGTTTTTACATGCCTAAAATGACATTCAAAGCTATAAATATTCCAGGAATAAAATGCACGattcaaaaagaaatattcTGCATAGCAAACCAGATGTAATCCAAATATATAGAATCCAACTGTGAAACCCCAGTGGCTGCTCACTAAAAGGTCTCCTGGGTGACACATGACCGTTCCAAAAAGCTAGAGATGGAGCATGTCAAACAAGATCCATCAAACAGCCCAGAGATCATATCAAAAGTTCGTGAGTCTTAAAAGCGTTTTGTCACAATTAAACCTTCTTGAGTACCCTGCCAATCAATCCAGTATCTCAACTAAAGCTTTTATCTTGTGTACTAGCAAAAGATTCTACTTACCATCGTGCATCACATTCCATGATGCCTAGTGGCCTATTTTACCCACCCTACCCATCACTTAAAATGACTCCATCATGGCCAAGAATGCAATCACGGTGATGAAATGCAGCCTATTTACAAGAGAGGGTCACAGTGAATTAAAATACAACTTCCGACCAGTATTGAATATTGCAGCTACCCAAGAACGCATTAATCATATTATAAACTTAAATGCAGACAAAACAGCACAAATCAATTGATTATCAGGTCCCGTTAAAAGCTGACCAGTAATTGAACCATCCTCGGATGATTGAGCAGTGGCTTTATTGATTTCCAAGTTAATTTCTGGTTCTTTAACATCCCTTGTATGCTCTCTAGTCACCGGACTGGATCCGCTTTCAGGAAATTCGGCAATAGCATCCGTAAAAACATCATCTTCTGATCTATTCGATCTGCTCCCTACTCCACCACAACCCTTCTCATTAATACCTCTCTCCCAACCTT is a window encoding:
- the LOC133682659 gene encoding histone-lysine N-methyltransferase ATX2-like isoform X2, whose translation is MALLHKPHTVDKIHKSPLDFEEGEAGGTPIRYVSLDRVYSAASLCGSANVMSKKVKARKLLPHHQHHLHHPRGDHPPSLLHVYSRRPKRAPRPSFFDSLVSRAAEPKEAVKSDFCEFEEESMIELNKEKKRRRTGSKELLKLGVDSNILLGFDRPRLRDCRNNTNNSNSKIGDFKRKKRDSMVTSSDKFSALPATSKKWVRLSFDGVDPKSFIGLPCKVYWPMDAEWYSGRVVGHIADTNRYNIEYEDGDKEDLIISNEKVKFFISHEEMERLNLTVSVKSTDGDRYDYNEMVVLAASLDDCQDLDPGDIIWAKVTGHAMWPAIVVDEALIGNHKGLSKNIGGRSVSVQFFGTHDFARIKPKQAISFLKGLLSSFHLKCKQPRFTRSLEEAKMYLSEQKLPRRMLQLQNGMKADSCESASSEDEGSTDSGEDCIQDGGIRRILARLGTSPYVIGDLQIISLGKIVKDSEHFQDDRFIWPEGYTALRKFTSIKDPNVLMMYKMEVLRDAESKIRPLFRVTLDNGEEIKGSTPAACWDKIYRKIRKMKDGTSNGFSTEGGVGRILKSGSEMFGFSNPEVIKLIKGLSKSRHSSKLSMCKLSSERYQGIPVGYRPVRVDWKDLDKCNVCHMDEEYENNLFLQCDKCRMMVHARCYGELEPVDGVLWLCNLCRPGAPDSTPPCCLCPVIGGAMKPTMDGRWAHLACAIWIPETCLSDVKRMEPIDGLNRINKDRWKLLCSICGVAYGACIQCSNNACRVAYHPLCARAAGLCVELEDEDRLYLLSFDEDDADQCIRLLSFCKKHRQPSNERVVTDERVGQIPRRCSDYIPPCNLSGCARTEPYNYFGRRGRKEPEVLAAASLKRLFVENQPYLVGGYSQHESSGCTLASNGLINSGFSSSLQRLRASQLDAPSNILSMAEKYQHMRQTFRKRLAFGKSGIHGFGIFAKHPHRAGDMVIEYTGELVRPPIADRREHFIYNSLVGAGTYMFRIDDKRVIDATRAGSIAHLINHSCEPNCYSRVISVNGDEHIIIFAKRDIKRWEELTYDYRFFSIEEKLACYCGFSRCRGVVNDTEAEEQVAKLYAPRSELTDWKGE
- the LOC133682659 gene encoding histone-lysine N-methyltransferase ATX2-like isoform X1, giving the protein MALLHKPHTVDKIHKSPLDFEEGEAGGTPIRYVSLDRVYSAASLCGSANVMSKKVKARKLLPHHQHHLHHPRGDHPPSLLHVYSRRPKRAPRPSFFDSLVSRAAEPKEAVKSDFCEFEEESMIELNKEKKRRRTGSKELLKLGVDSNILLGFDRPRLRDCRNNTNNSNSKIGDFKRKKRDSMVTSSDKFSALPATSKKWVRLSFDGVDPKSFIGLPCKVYWPMDAEWYSGRVVGHIADTNRYNIEYEDGDKEDLIISNEKVKFFISHEEMERLNLTVSVKSTDGDRYDYNEMVVLAASLDDCQDLDPGDIIWAKVTGHAMWPAIVVDEALIGNHKGLSKNIGGRSVSVQFFGTHDFARIKPKQAISFLKGLLSSFHLKCKQPRFTRSLEEAKMYLSEQKLPRRMLQLQNGMKADSCESASSEDEGSTDSGEDCIQDGGIRRILARLGTSPYVIGDLQIISLGKIVKDSEHFQDDRFIWPEGYTALRKFTSIKDPNVLMMYKMEVLRDAESKIRPLFRVTLDNGEEVSYDEIKGSTPAACWDKIYRKIRKMKDGTSNGFSTEGGVGRILKSGSEMFGFSNPEVIKLIKGLSKSRHSSKLSMCKLSSERYQGIPVGYRPVRVDWKDLDKCNVCHMDEEYENNLFLQCDKCRMMVHARCYGELEPVDGVLWLCNLCRPGAPDSTPPCCLCPVIGGAMKPTMDGRWAHLACAIWIPETCLSDVKRMEPIDGLNRINKDRWKLLCSICGVAYGACIQCSNNACRVAYHPLCARAAGLCVELEDEDRLYLLSFDEDDADQCIRLLSFCKKHRQPSNERVVTDERVGQIPRRCSDYIPPCNLSGCARTEPYNYFGRRGRKEPEVLAAASLKRLFVENQPYLVGGYSQHESSGCTLASNGLINSGFSSSLQRLRASQLDAPSNILSMAEKYQHMRQTFRKRLAFGKSGIHGFGIFAKHPHRAGDMVIEYTGELVRPPIADRREHFIYNSLVGAGTYMFRIDDKRVIDATRAGSIAHLINHSCEPNCYSRVISVNGDEHIIIFAKRDIKRWEELTYDYRFFSIEEKLACYCGFSRCRGVVNDTEAEEQVAKLYAPRSELTDWKGE